From the genome of Papaver somniferum cultivar HN1 chromosome 2, ASM357369v1, whole genome shotgun sequence, one region includes:
- the LOC113351861 gene encoding protein FAR1-RELATED SEQUENCE 5-like, with protein MTAMHDKAPEVILTDQESAIGGAIAHVLPEFVSEFNNCQTVEQFELGWATMLKNHNLDKNKWLSTLYNKREHWASLYTRDVFCADMYTTQRSESINSYFDGFLRRDMPLCEFFRQYVKAVVARKEAENDMDYETIYTKPVLRFRMCIEEEAALVYTKIIFTKFQEQLTECFSYSHERVNKSGTLSTYHVSRVGYAHKHRTVIFDSFNKSAQCSCLLYEIAGYLCRHILKVFVVENVQNLPTQHVLKRWTKDAKFGPVVFDQGEEIVADCQDMVTVRYSKFCQDAINIAVKGSTSIPVYNVAVQALHKALKEIEEAIKSSQVNPDGQPDVTQYEDITRQEEIVENQPNFRRPLKEPPIVKRKGKPGRRKLPTVELEITNSQDKQPKKRKKNKSVALINTNSQDKQQKKRKKILRFMLLPIVTNPYILIWATRFSYLNGSKIPPREKPRFLKNDDAGIIDMLPSKPTFVTDDGRQMLVIKKN; from the exons ATGACGGCAATGCACGACAAAGCACCCGAAGTTATTCTTACAGATCAAGAATCGGCTATTGGAGGTGCTATTGCACATGTTCTACCAG AATTCGTTTCGGAGTTCAATAATTGCCAAACGGTTGAACAGTTTGAGCTAGGTTGGGCTACAATGCTTAAAAATCACAATTTAGATAAAAATAAATGGTTATCAACATTGTACAACAAACGTGAACATTGGGCATCATTGTACACGCGTGATGTATTTTGTGCTGATATGTATACAACACAACGAAGTGAGAGTATAAACTCTTATTTTGATGGATTTTTAAGAAGAGATATGCCTTTGTGTGAATTTTTCCGGCAATATGTAAAAGCAGTAGTTGCAAGAAAAGAGGCAGAGAACGATATGGATTAtgaaacaatatatacaaaaccaGTTTTGAGATTTCGAATGTGTATTGAGGAGGAAGCAGCTTTGGTGTACACAAAGATAATTTTTACTAAATTCCAAGAACAGTTAACTGAATGTTTTTCTTATTCTCATGAAAGAGTGAACAAAAGTGGAACATTGTCTACTTATCATGTATCTAGAGTTGGATATGCGCATAAACACCGGACAGTGATATTTGACTCTTTTAACAAGAGTGCTCAATGCAGTTGTCTACTGTACGAGATTGCTGGTTATTTGTGCAGACACATCTTAAAGGTTTTCGTAGTCGAGAATGTTCAAAATCTTCCAACTCAACATGTTCTAAAACGGTGGACCAAAGATGCTAAATTTGGACCGGTGGTGTTTGACCAAGGTGAAGAAATTGTAGCTGATTGTCAGGATATGGTTACAGTTAGATACAGTAAATTTTGCCAAGATGCGATCAATATTGCAGTTAAAGGTTCGACATCAATCCCGGTGTACAACGTGGCAGTACAAGCGTTACATAAAGCTTTAAAAGAAATCGAGGAAGCTATAAAATCCTCCCAAGTAAACCCAGATGGACAACCTGACGTTACACAGTATGAGGATATTACAAGACAAGAAGAAATTGTAGAAAACCAGCCAAACTTTCGAAGACCCTTGAAAGAACCACCAATTGTAAAGCGTAAAGGCAAACCTGGTAGAAGGAA GTTGCCAACAGTTGAATTGGAGATCACGAACTCTCAAGATAAACAaccgaaaaaaaggaaaaagaacaaATCAGTTGCATTGATTAATACCAACTCTCAAGACaagcaacaaaagaaaagaaaaaaaat TTTGAGGTTTATGCTATTGCCCATAGTCACTAATCCATATATTCTTATATGGGCTACAAGATTTAGCTATTTGAATGGAAGTAAGATTCCTCCGAGAGAGAAGCCTAGGTTCTTGAAGAATGATGATGCTGGTATCATTGATATGCTTCCATCCAAGCCCACGTTCGTTACCGACGACGGAAGGCAGATGCTTGTTATCAAAAAGAACTAA